A stretch of Arachis hypogaea cultivar Tifrunner chromosome 15, arahy.Tifrunner.gnm2.J5K5, whole genome shotgun sequence DNA encodes these proteins:
- the LOC140179269 gene encoding uncharacterized protein, which yields MNEDFWKYLTTRPVWTMHEIQSAAKEYINDKEVSQVVAANKRQHGSTRHGSTAPRHNPPPRENHKEHPKPANVNQPPRIGKFSNYTPLTAHITEIYHQIADRGILPRARQLKERTGGNKTLYCDYHRGCGLRTQDCFDLKDALEQAIRDGKLPEFAKIIREPRRAEKDRSPEKEGRNPMTQRQTSRESPETDPTIIVNVITRKDTPGKSKSALKKDLKILAVRDQTPIATTNRAITFSPEDCQHGTSAEDAPFVISAKIGTGLVRRILVDTGANSNILFRGAFDKLGLRNDNLQTHRNGVTGLGDNFLKPDGSIVLPLMIGTGNQRKTILSKFVVLKDSTAYNSILRRKTINDLSAVIFTKYLLMKFTSEDGSIGTITETGRSQ from the coding sequence ATGAATGAAGACTTTTGGAAATACCTAACTACCAGACCAGTGtggaccatgcacgagatccagaGCGCTGCAAAGGAGTACATAAACGACAAGGAAGTAAGCCAAGTCGTagctgccaataaacggcagcacGGCAGCACACGACACGGCAGCACGGCACCTCGACATAACCCCCCACCAAGAGAAAACCATAAAGAACATCCCAAACCAGCAAACGTAAACCAACCCCCCAGAATCGGAAAATTCTCTAACTACACACCTCTGACGGCCCATATCaccgagatataccaccaaatagccGATCGAGGTATTCTCCCGAGGGCCCGACAACTCAAGGAAAGAACGGGCGGCAACAAGACCTTGTACTGCGACTACCACCGAGGATGCGGACTCAGGACACAAGATTGTTTCGACCTAAAAGACGCCCTCGAGcaagccatacgagacggcaaactcccCGAGTTTGCCAAAATCATCAGGGAACCAAGACGTGCAGAAAAAGACAGATCACCAGAAAAAGAAGGACGTAACCCGATGACACAGAGACAAACCTCTAGGGAAAGCCCTGAAACAGATCCGACCATTATCGTGAACGTTATCACAAGGAAAGACACCCCAGGGAAATCAAAATCAGCACTAAAGAAGGATCTCAAGATCCTGGCAGTCAGAGACCAAACCCCAATTGCCACCACCAATAGAGCGATAACATTCTCCCCCGAGGATTGCCAGCACGGCACCTCGGCAGAAGACGCCCCCTTCGTCATCTCGGCAAAGATTGGAACGGGACTAGTAAGAAGAATACTGGTGGATACAGGAGCAAACTCtaacatcctcttcagaggagccttcgacaaactcggactccGCAACGACAATCTACAGACACACCGCAACGGAGTCAcgggactcggagacaacttccTCAAACCAGACGGTTCCATCGTCCTTCCCCTCATGATAGGAACgggaaaccaaaggaagacaatcCTATCCAAGTTCGTGGTTCTCAAAGACTCCACCGCCTACAACAGCATCCTCAGAAGAAAAACAATTAACGACCTCTCCGCCGTCATCTTCACCAAATACCTTCTCATGAAGTTCACATCAGAGGATGGCTCCATCGGAACTATCACGGAGACCGGGAGATCGCAGTAG